From Halorubrum salinarum, the proteins below share one genomic window:
- a CDS encoding glycerate kinase type-2 family protein yields MSDPLDAAASSVTVADRERHASDPPREVALDCVVAGIEAAHPAAVVADALALDGDVLTVAAAGGTTTARDLAAYDRVLVVGAGNAAGHFAAAVERLLGDRIDGGAVVTDDPVETERVAVLPGDHPTPSEAGVESARRVREVAADAGESDLVLGLITGGGSALLAAPAEGVGLDGLRETTEALLASGATISEINAVRKHLSAVKGGRLARTAAPADALALAVSDVTGDDPAVIASGPLSPDPTTFGDALAVLDRYGIDAPAAVADRLERGAAGEVAETPTAGDPAFDGVAVRIVANARTALTAAREVAAERGYEPLVLAARMRGEAREAAKAHAAVAEECRAVGEPVEPPAVLLSAGEVTVTLGDDPGEGGPNGEFALSAAAELDAAGPDGEGIAVASVDTDGIDGATDAAGALVDDRLVGEGETIDREAAADALDAHDAYPVLDDAGALLRTGPTGTNANDLRAVVVPERGARPDGGDRPGGRGARSEGTK; encoded by the coding sequence ATGTCCGACCCGCTCGACGCCGCCGCTTCCTCCGTGACCGTCGCCGACCGCGAGCGACACGCGAGCGACCCGCCCCGCGAGGTCGCGCTCGACTGCGTCGTCGCGGGGATCGAGGCGGCGCACCCCGCCGCGGTCGTCGCCGACGCGCTCGCGCTCGACGGCGACGTGCTGACCGTCGCGGCCGCCGGCGGGACGACGACCGCCCGCGACCTCGCCGCGTACGACCGCGTGCTGGTCGTCGGCGCGGGCAACGCGGCGGGCCACTTCGCGGCCGCGGTCGAGCGGCTGCTCGGCGACCGGATCGACGGCGGGGCGGTCGTCACGGACGACCCGGTCGAGACCGAGCGGGTCGCGGTCCTCCCCGGCGACCACCCGACGCCGAGCGAGGCGGGCGTCGAGAGCGCCCGGCGGGTGCGGGAGGTCGCGGCCGACGCCGGCGAGTCCGACCTCGTGCTCGGGCTGATCACCGGCGGCGGGAGCGCGCTGCTGGCCGCGCCGGCCGAGGGAGTCGGCCTCGACGGCCTCCGCGAGACGACCGAGGCGCTGCTGGCGAGCGGGGCGACCATCTCGGAGATCAACGCGGTCCGCAAGCACCTCTCGGCGGTGAAGGGCGGGCGGCTGGCGCGGACGGCCGCCCCCGCCGACGCGCTCGCGCTGGCGGTCAGCGACGTGACCGGCGACGACCCGGCCGTGATCGCGAGCGGCCCACTCTCGCCGGACCCGACGACGTTCGGGGACGCGCTCGCCGTCCTCGACCGATACGGGATCGACGCGCCCGCCGCCGTCGCGGACCGCCTCGAACGCGGCGCCGCGGGCGAGGTCGCGGAGACCCCGACCGCGGGGGATCCCGCCTTCGACGGCGTCGCCGTTCGGATCGTCGCGAACGCGCGCACGGCCCTGACCGCCGCCCGCGAGGTCGCCGCCGAGCGGGGGTACGAGCCGCTCGTGCTCGCCGCGCGGATGCGCGGCGAGGCGCGGGAGGCGGCGAAGGCGCACGCGGCGGTCGCCGAGGAGTGCCGGGCGGTCGGGGAGCCGGTCGAGCCCCCGGCGGTCCTCCTCTCGGCCGGCGAGGTGACGGTGACGCTCGGCGACGACCCCGGCGAGGGCGGGCCGAACGGGGAGTTCGCCCTGTCGGCGGCGGCCGAACTCGACGCGGCGGGGCCCGACGGCGAGGGGATCGCCGTCGCGAGCGTCGACACCGACGGGATCGACGGCGCCACGGACGCCGCGGGGGCGCTGGTCGACGACCGCCTCGTCGGCGAGGGAGAAACGATCGACCGCGAGGCGGCCGCGGACGCGCTCGACGCGCACGACGCGTACCCGGTCCTCGACGACGCGGGGGCGCTGCTCCGCACCGGGCCGACGGGGACGAACGCCAACGACCTGCGCGCGGTCGTGGTCCCGGAGCGCGGCGCGCGCCCTGACGGCGGCGACCGACCGGGGGGACGCGGCGCGCGTTCGGAAGGGACTAAGTAG
- a CDS encoding dihydrofolate reductase, whose protein sequence is MKLVSVAALAENRVIGRDGEVPWPHIEADVRQYRERVAGSPVILGRRTFDSMRDDLPGSRQIVVSRSVEAVDVPTASVANGDEAAIELAREAATEVGVDTAYVLGGGGIYDLFQPHLDGMALSHVDGAYEGDTYYPEWDDDEWEVAAETAYDRFTLREWVRRAAN, encoded by the coding sequence GTGAAACTCGTCAGCGTCGCCGCGCTCGCGGAGAACCGGGTGATCGGGAGGGACGGCGAGGTGCCGTGGCCCCACATCGAGGCGGACGTCAGGCAGTACCGCGAGCGCGTCGCGGGCTCGCCGGTGATTCTGGGCCGGCGCACCTTCGACTCGATGCGCGACGACCTCCCCGGCAGCCGTCAGATCGTCGTGAGCCGGAGCGTCGAGGCGGTGGACGTGCCGACCGCGAGCGTCGCGAACGGCGACGAGGCGGCGATCGAACTGGCCCGCGAGGCCGCGACCGAGGTCGGCGTCGACACGGCGTACGTCCTCGGCGGGGGCGGCATCTACGACCTGTTCCAGCCGCACCTCGACGGGATGGCCCTCAGCCACGTCGACGGCGCCTACGAGGGCGACACGTACTACCCCGAGTGGGACGACGACGAGTGGGAGGTCGCCGCGGAGACGGCGTACGACCGGTTCACGCTCCGCGAGTGGGTCAGGCGCGCCGCGAACTGA
- a CDS encoding histidine kinase N-terminal 7TM domain-containing protein has protein sequence MSVTALWWLVGLFALSGAACFAAAFHGSRLRNGDGRRGLRWLLILVGVWGFLQAGVLLAGEESTAVALYVLALIVGFATPFAWLYFASAYAGRDYHRRPGYRRAGVALYVAVVALKLTNPIHGRYFEASLRTEPVRRLVVEEGALYWGSLAVAYLLSGVGFYLLYRLFERSEGSSWTLAGVFAATGLAVVPNAVALADPSLLPQLSYEPLGVAVFAVGAVYLVEDTFLAVEQTTTRAFVERTAGAVLVLDTEGRLRDHNDRAADLFPAIPDGEERIEEFAPGVAERYRTEAPALVDVDGPAGRSRTYCVTSEPLAVGGAAFGWALLVQDVTAIERQREQLDRHEEQLRDMAGAIAHELRNSVAVADGHLAEAEDRLDGGDAAAAAESVDVARRRVARIGGVVEDLHTLARYARDVDESTFVDFEAAVTDAAAASEADVEVAVEGDGRIRAAPTRLKQLFKNAFEFAAFNEATAVTVTLTDDGFAVADDGRFTGDDGGELLFEYESAEPSAEAGMALPNVRALGRVEGWSVEPDRGYDAGVRYALRGATVERDGE, from the coding sequence GTGTCCGTGACAGCCCTGTGGTGGCTCGTCGGGCTGTTCGCCCTCTCGGGAGCCGCCTGCTTCGCGGCCGCGTTCCACGGATCGCGCCTGCGGAACGGCGACGGCCGGCGGGGACTCCGCTGGCTCCTGATACTCGTCGGCGTCTGGGGGTTCCTCCAGGCGGGCGTGCTGCTCGCCGGCGAGGAGTCGACGGCGGTGGCGCTGTACGTCCTCGCGCTGATCGTCGGGTTCGCCACGCCGTTCGCGTGGCTGTACTTCGCCTCGGCGTACGCCGGCCGCGACTACCACCGGCGGCCGGGCTACCGGCGGGCCGGGGTCGCGCTCTACGTCGCGGTCGTCGCGCTGAAGCTCACGAACCCGATCCACGGCCGGTACTTCGAGGCGTCGCTCCGGACGGAGCCGGTCCGTCGGCTCGTCGTCGAGGAGGGGGCGCTGTACTGGGGGTCGCTCGCGGTCGCGTACCTCCTCTCCGGGGTCGGCTTCTACCTCCTGTACCGGCTGTTCGAGCGGTCCGAAGGGTCGTCGTGGACGCTGGCCGGGGTGTTCGCGGCGACCGGGCTCGCGGTCGTGCCGAACGCGGTCGCCCTCGCGGATCCGAGCCTCCTCCCCCAACTGAGCTACGAGCCGCTCGGCGTCGCCGTCTTCGCGGTCGGCGCCGTCTACCTCGTCGAGGACACCTTCCTCGCGGTCGAACAGACGACGACGCGGGCGTTCGTCGAGCGCACCGCCGGGGCCGTCCTCGTCCTCGACACCGAGGGGCGGCTCCGCGACCACAACGATCGGGCGGCCGACCTGTTCCCCGCGATCCCCGACGGAGAGGAGCGCATCGAGGAGTTCGCCCCGGGCGTCGCCGAGCGGTACCGGACGGAGGCGCCCGCGCTCGTCGACGTCGACGGCCCAGCGGGTCGGAGCCGGACCTACTGCGTCACGAGCGAGCCGCTCGCGGTCGGCGGCGCGGCGTTCGGGTGGGCGCTGCTGGTCCAGGACGTGACCGCCATCGAGCGGCAGCGCGAGCAGCTCGACCGCCACGAGGAGCAGCTGAGGGACATGGCCGGCGCGATCGCCCACGAGCTGCGGAACTCCGTCGCGGTCGCCGACGGCCACCTCGCGGAGGCGGAAGACCGGCTCGACGGGGGCGACGCGGCGGCCGCCGCCGAGTCGGTGGACGTGGCGCGGCGCCGCGTCGCCCGGATCGGCGGGGTCGTCGAGGACCTCCACACCCTCGCGCGGTACGCGCGCGACGTCGACGAGTCGACGTTCGTCGACTTCGAGGCCGCGGTGACCGACGCCGCGGCCGCGTCCGAGGCGGACGTGGAGGTGGCCGTCGAGGGCGACGGGCGGATACGCGCGGCGCCGACCCGCCTCAAACAGCTGTTCAAGAACGCGTTCGAGTTCGCCGCCTTCAACGAGGCGACCGCCGTGACCGTGACCCTGACCGACGACGGGTTCGCGGTCGCGGACGACGGTCGGTTCACGGGCGACGACGGCGGGGAGCTCCTGTTCGAGTACGAGAGCGCCGAGCCGAGCGCGGAGGCGGGCATGGCGCTGCCGAACGTCCGCGCGCTCGGGCGGGTGGAGGGCTGGAGCGTCGAGCCGGACCGCGGCTACGACGCCGGCGTCAGGTACGCGCTGCGCGGCGCGACCGTCGAGCGGGACGGCGAGTGA
- a CDS encoding ornithine cyclodeaminase family protein, with translation MQTLLLNADDVDENAEMDRVIDAVRGAFTAYERGDAKMPAKSYIDLPEYNGDFRSMPAYLDVREEDVAEETEEGDGWDAAGIKWVNVHTDNPDHHDLPTVMGTMIYSDPETAFPLAVLDGTTLTMKRTGAAAAVATDHLAVPDATSLGIVGAGVQSYTQLEAIAAVRDIEEVVVSDLDEARVADFVDAFEDRFDVRAGSIAEAGHCDVLSTVTPVEDPIVGPDDVGDHTHVNAMGADAEGKHELADDLLLDATVVIDDHEQCTHSGEINVPYAAGTLTDDDIYGEIGEIVVGRRAGRPGTPGTPADADGVRGVSVFDSTGLAIQDVAAARVVYERADELDNGYPFDLLGLDG, from the coding sequence ATGCAGACGCTGCTCCTCAACGCTGACGACGTGGACGAGAACGCCGAGATGGACCGCGTGATCGACGCGGTCCGCGGCGCGTTCACGGCCTACGAGCGCGGCGACGCGAAGATGCCGGCGAAGTCGTACATCGACCTCCCCGAGTACAACGGCGACTTCCGCTCGATGCCGGCCTACCTCGACGTGCGCGAGGAGGACGTGGCCGAGGAGACCGAGGAGGGCGACGGCTGGGACGCCGCCGGGATCAAGTGGGTGAACGTCCACACCGACAACCCCGACCACCACGACCTCCCGACCGTGATGGGGACGATGATCTACTCCGACCCGGAGACGGCGTTCCCGCTCGCGGTCCTCGACGGGACGACGCTGACGATGAAACGCACCGGGGCGGCCGCCGCGGTCGCGACCGACCACCTCGCGGTCCCGGACGCGACCTCGCTCGGCATCGTCGGCGCCGGCGTCCAGTCGTACACCCAGCTCGAAGCGATCGCGGCGGTCCGGGACATCGAGGAGGTCGTCGTGAGCGACCTCGACGAGGCGCGCGTCGCCGACTTCGTCGACGCCTTCGAGGACCGGTTCGACGTGCGCGCGGGCTCGATCGCCGAGGCCGGCCACTGCGACGTGCTCTCGACGGTCACCCCCGTCGAGGACCCGATCGTCGGCCCGGACGACGTGGGCGACCACACCCACGTCAACGCCATGGGCGCGGACGCCGAGGGCAAACACGAACTGGCGGACGACCTCCTCTTGGACGCCACCGTCGTCATCGACGACCACGAGCAGTGCACCCACTCCGGCGAGATCAACGTCCCGTACGCCGCGGGGACGCTCACCGACGACGACATCTACGGCGAGATCGGCGAGATCGTCGTCGGCCGCCGCGCGGGCCGCCCCGGCACGCCCGGCACGCCGGCCGACGCCGACGGCGTGCGCGGCGTCAGCGTCTTCGACTCGACGGGGCTCGCGATCCAGGACGTGGCGGCCGCCCGCGTCGTCTACGAGCGCGCCGACGAACTGGACAACGGCTACCCGTTCGACCTGCTCGGCCTCGACGGCTGA